The sequence TCAGGCATAGATGTGCAGATAAAGAAGCGTTCGAACCTAGTGCCTAATATTTTGAAAATCGCTCAAAAATTTATGGATCATGAGAAGGCCTTACTCACCGATATTACAGAGTTGAGGGCCCAAGCAATTAAGTCCTATGATGCCAATGACGCAGCAGAGATCAGAGAGCATTTAGCCGTTGCTGAACAGCTCAACACTAAGATGGGCCAGCTTATGATCAATGTCGAAGCTTATCCTGAGCTTAAGTCTGACAATACCATGCTACAGGCGATGCAAACCTATAACGAAG is a genomic window of Shewanella psychrophila containing:
- a CDS encoding LemA family protein — protein: MEGLLLALGLVVIIVYLWYVSLVKKRNAGREALSGIDVQIKKRSNLVPNILKIAQKFMDHEKALLTDITELRAQAIKSYDANDAAEIREHLAVAEQLNTKMGQLMINVEAYPELKSDNTMLQAMQTYNEVEAHISAARRFYNAAVTELNNAVEIFPGSIIASMASIKIMPFYEADEASKGPIDAADFLK